A genomic segment from Actinoplanes sichuanensis encodes:
- a CDS encoding glycosyltransferase family 2 protein produces MLISIVVPVYNEEHFLRACLDAILAQREPVHEVIVVDNGSDDGTSRILDEYAGRVVMLHEPLAGVQHARNRGLDAATGDVIGRIDADTRLDPGWTRAVRETFAATIVQAATGPVTYYDMTPTGLVDGGDALFRRVWGRGRLDWLLGANMAIRSTAWHLVRAELCTDGGVHEDIDLGIHLHRAGLAAVFAPGMRAGTSARRIQNRFRDYSSYTRMTEHTYQRHLGRRGAYARAWVTGRIQLALFPVLRLAHALAQPRRWATLRSDGGRTNPMRPGR; encoded by the coding sequence ATGCTGATCTCCATCGTCGTCCCGGTCTACAACGAGGAACACTTCCTGCGGGCCTGCCTCGACGCGATCCTCGCCCAGCGCGAGCCGGTCCATGAGGTCATCGTCGTCGACAACGGCTCCGACGACGGCACGTCACGGATCCTCGACGAATACGCGGGACGCGTCGTCATGCTGCACGAGCCGCTGGCCGGAGTGCAGCACGCCCGCAACCGAGGCCTGGACGCCGCGACCGGCGACGTCATCGGGCGCATCGACGCCGACACCCGGCTCGATCCCGGCTGGACACGGGCGGTCCGGGAGACGTTCGCGGCGACGATCGTGCAGGCCGCGACCGGCCCCGTCACCTACTACGACATGACCCCGACCGGTCTGGTCGACGGCGGTGACGCCCTCTTCCGCCGGGTGTGGGGCCGCGGCCGGCTCGACTGGCTGCTCGGCGCCAACATGGCGATCAGATCAACGGCCTGGCATCTGGTACGGGCCGAACTGTGCACCGACGGCGGCGTGCACGAGGACATCGACCTGGGCATCCACCTGCACCGGGCCGGACTCGCCGCGGTGTTCGCCCCGGGGATGCGCGCGGGCACCTCGGCCCGCCGCATCCAGAACCGGTTCCGTGACTACAGCTCCTACACCCGCATGACCGAGCACACCTATCAACGGCATCTCGGCCGCCGAGGGGCCTACGCCCGCGCCTGGGTCACCGGCCGCATTCAGCTCGCGCTGTTCCCCGTGCTGCGTCTGGCCCACGCGCTGGCCCAGCCTCGACGGTGGGCGACGCTGCGGAGCGACGGCGGCCGGACGAACCCCATGCGGCCCGGCCGCTGA
- a CDS encoding TetR/AcrR family transcriptional regulator — MEQRNALSRRTRRLSDAETRDRMLAAAVEMINRDGLTVSLEHLSFEAVIRAADVSRSTAYRHWPYKDQFFGDLVKELARTAGPPIVRDEIGLIKEILTEHEQGLTTPRGRHDVMIELIRRLALFDLRAILASPAWRTYHALCATVSGLPAGELREQVQAALAEAERTRIARIADAWQMLAGLLGYRLRPELNAGFDTLASVLSVTAHGLVVTELAAPDIAARETVASPFGALGEQRWSLSALSVAGVATTFLEPDPDAVWDPQRPARVRQAIDEWAGSNGPGDGPASGAS; from the coding sequence ATGGAGCAGAGAAACGCGCTCTCGCGCCGGACCCGGCGCCTCAGCGACGCCGAGACCCGGGATCGCATGCTTGCCGCCGCCGTCGAGATGATCAACCGCGACGGGCTCACCGTCAGCCTCGAGCACCTCAGCTTCGAGGCGGTGATCCGCGCCGCCGACGTCTCCCGCAGCACCGCGTACCGGCACTGGCCGTACAAGGATCAGTTCTTCGGCGACCTGGTCAAGGAACTGGCCCGGACCGCCGGGCCGCCGATCGTCCGCGACGAGATCGGCTTGATCAAGGAGATCCTGACCGAGCACGAGCAAGGCCTGACCACCCCGCGGGGGCGGCACGACGTGATGATCGAGCTGATCCGCCGGCTGGCGCTGTTCGACCTGCGGGCCATCCTCGCCTCACCCGCCTGGCGGACCTACCACGCCCTCTGCGCGACCGTCTCCGGGCTGCCCGCCGGTGAGCTACGCGAGCAGGTGCAAGCCGCACTCGCCGAGGCGGAACGGACCCGGATCGCCCGGATCGCCGACGCATGGCAGATGCTGGCCGGCCTGCTCGGGTACCGGCTGCGGCCCGAGCTCAACGCGGGATTCGACACCCTCGCGTCGGTTCTCAGCGTCACCGCCCACGGCCTGGTGGTCACGGAGCTCGCGGCGCCCGACATCGCCGCCCGGGAGACGGTCGCCAGCCCGTTCGGCGCGCTCGGTGAACAGCGGTGGTCGCTGTCGGCGCTGAGCGTCGCCGGGGTCGCGACGACCTTCCTCGAACCGGATCCGGACGCCGTGTGGGACCCGCAGCGCCCGGCCCGGGTCCGTCAGGCGATCGACGAGTGGGCCGGGTCCAACGGCCCTGGTGACGGGCCTGCGAGCGGAGCATCGTGA
- a CDS encoding family 43 glycosylhydrolase, translating to MGFPARIRRTATVVLALMVVLLAGLAAPASAQFISITNPVIKQRADTAIFKHTDGYYYMTASVPDYKRVELRRATTLQGLGSAATSNAFVAPSSGALSGWIWAPDIQYIDGAWYMYFSASPNTAQFDQRLYWIRNTSANPMTGTWSAPQRFNTGWESFQLDAAVFVNKGVRYFAWAQDSPDTNFNSHMYIARMSGPTAITGSAVEIARPTVAWEKEGVAGVVEGPSPLVKNGRVYIAYSASATDSRYKLGLLSSWDTADLLNPASWYKHPNPVFQTANGVYGPGHGSFTVAEDGVTDMLVYHARDYATPTPDALTDPNRHTRMQQLLWRENGDPFFGQPIPSTVVNPGIRGQHSNRCVDNWNRDTTLNALVRLYDCNGGTAQQFELNYKNGTYYEIRNRNTGTCLSNINNSTASNADIGLYTCNGSTAQQWIVQDRGSGWFSLRNVAGNTCLDNYNWDTANGARLSLYPCNGLAAQFWRLG from the coding sequence ATGGGTTTCCCCGCTCGCATACGCCGCACGGCCACGGTCGTGCTGGCCCTGATGGTCGTGCTGCTGGCCGGACTCGCCGCCCCGGCGTCCGCCCAGTTCATCTCGATCACGAACCCGGTCATCAAACAGCGCGCCGACACCGCGATCTTCAAACACACCGACGGCTACTACTACATGACCGCCTCGGTACCCGACTACAAGCGGGTCGAACTGCGCCGGGCCACCACACTGCAGGGCCTGGGCAGCGCCGCCACCTCGAACGCGTTCGTCGCCCCGTCCAGCGGCGCCCTCAGCGGCTGGATCTGGGCGCCGGACATCCAGTACATCGACGGCGCCTGGTACATGTACTTCTCCGCGTCGCCCAACACCGCACAGTTCGACCAGCGGCTCTACTGGATCCGTAACACCAGCGCCAACCCGATGACCGGCACCTGGAGCGCGCCGCAGCGGTTCAACACCGGCTGGGAGTCGTTCCAGCTGGACGCCGCGGTCTTCGTCAACAAGGGCGTGCGCTACTTCGCCTGGGCCCAGGACAGCCCGGACACCAACTTCAACAGCCACATGTACATCGCCAGGATGAGCGGCCCGACCGCGATCACCGGCTCGGCCGTGGAGATCGCCCGGCCGACCGTCGCCTGGGAGAAGGAGGGCGTGGCGGGCGTCGTCGAGGGCCCGTCCCCGCTGGTCAAGAACGGCCGCGTCTACATCGCCTACTCCGCGTCGGCCACCGACTCCCGCTACAAGCTCGGCCTGCTGTCCTCGTGGGACACCGCCGACCTGCTCAACCCGGCGTCCTGGTACAAGCACCCGAACCCGGTGTTCCAGACCGCCAACGGCGTCTACGGGCCCGGGCACGGCAGCTTCACCGTGGCCGAGGACGGCGTCACCGACATGCTGGTCTACCACGCCCGCGACTACGCCACCCCGACCCCGGACGCGCTGACCGACCCGAACCGGCACACTCGCATGCAGCAGCTGCTGTGGCGGGAGAACGGCGACCCGTTCTTCGGCCAGCCGATCCCCAGCACCGTCGTCAACCCCGGCATCCGCGGCCAGCACAGCAACCGCTGCGTCGACAACTGGAACCGCGACACCACGCTGAACGCCCTGGTCCGGCTCTACGACTGCAACGGCGGCACCGCCCAGCAGTTCGAGCTGAACTACAAGAACGGCACCTACTACGAGATCCGCAACCGCAACACCGGCACCTGCCTGTCGAACATCAACAACAGCACCGCGTCGAACGCCGACATCGGCCTCTACACCTGCAACGGCTCCACCGCCCAGCAGTGGATCGTGCAGGACCGGGGCAGCGGCTGGTTCTCCCTGCGCAACGTCGCCGGCAACACCTGCCTGGACAACTACAACTGGGACACCGCGAACGGCGCACGCCTCTCCCTCTACCCCTGCAACGGCCTGGCCGCCCAGTTCTGGCGCCTCGGCTGA
- a CDS encoding YceI family protein — protein MLLSEDRLRAMYSGGRGNTTARRFARFWAAVFGAGLVPRRWITLEVPGRRTGRPTRFPLGMTDWQGHSYLVPMLGEDCNWVRNVRAADGRAVIRHRGARSCRLVEIPAAERAPILRSFLQQIPGARPHLPVSRDAPIEAFSAISDRYPAFRVDFDEPRRRRRWPWIAAILVVAVLGAAMAAVALQPSPAALTLPAAGPPASGPLAAHWWIAPGSVAGFRIEQTFLGATSEVTGRTGGVTGTMTVTGDRIESVEVTIDLLALTSNGKEPAAQFGIGLETARFPRATVRLSRPIPLQTTLDSATDLTATGELTLHGVTRTVTATVTARRDTAGIAVTGAVPVRFADWQIKPPTGYGALGSLADHGTAEFLLILHDDQR, from the coding sequence ATGCTGCTGTCCGAGGACCGTCTACGCGCCATGTACTCCGGTGGCCGCGGCAACACCACCGCCCGCCGCTTCGCCCGTTTCTGGGCCGCCGTCTTCGGCGCGGGCCTGGTCCCCCGACGCTGGATCACCCTGGAGGTGCCCGGCCGCCGCACCGGCCGCCCCACCCGCTTCCCCCTCGGCATGACCGACTGGCAGGGACACTCGTATCTGGTGCCGATGCTCGGCGAGGACTGCAACTGGGTCCGCAACGTCCGCGCTGCCGACGGCCGGGCCGTCATCCGCCACCGCGGTGCCCGCTCCTGCCGGTTGGTCGAGATCCCCGCCGCCGAACGCGCCCCGATCCTGCGGAGCTTCCTGCAGCAGATCCCCGGCGCCCGCCCGCACCTGCCGGTCTCCCGCGACGCACCGATCGAGGCGTTCTCCGCGATCAGCGACCGCTACCCGGCCTTTCGGGTCGACTTCGACGAACCTCGGCGCCGGCGGCGGTGGCCGTGGATCGCCGCGATCCTCGTCGTCGCCGTGCTCGGCGCGGCGATGGCCGCGGTCGCCCTCCAGCCCTCCCCCGCCGCGCTCACCCTGCCCGCCGCCGGGCCGCCCGCATCCGGGCCGCTCGCCGCCCACTGGTGGATCGCCCCCGGTTCGGTGGCCGGTTTCCGGATCGAGCAGACCTTCCTCGGCGCGACCAGCGAGGTCACCGGACGGACCGGGGGCGTGACCGGCACCATGACCGTCACCGGCGACCGGATCGAATCCGTCGAGGTCACCATCGACCTGCTCGCCCTGACCAGCAACGGCAAGGAACCCGCCGCCCAGTTCGGCATCGGCTTGGAGACCGCACGCTTCCCCCGGGCCACCGTCCGCCTGAGCAGGCCGATTCCGCTGCAGACCACCCTGGACAGCGCGACCGACCTCACCGCCACCGGCGAACTCACCCTGCACGGCGTCACCCGCACGGTGACGGCGACGGTGACCGCCCGACGCGACACCGCGGGCATCGCCGTCACCGGAGCCGTCCCGGTCCGATTCGCCGACTGGCAGATCAAACCCCCGACGGGGTACGGGGCGCTCGGCTCCCTGGCCGATCACGGCACCGCCGAGTTCCTCCTGATCCTGCACGACGACCAGAGGTGA
- a CDS encoding family 43 glycosylhydrolase yields the protein MRLRGMFLALLTVVGLVTAAPTPGVAAPGAGFQNPVVGTPNSADPWMGYYNGSYYYAATTWTGEILIRKSSTLAGLKTAAETTVFTMSQPNAVSNMWAPSLHLLNGPNGRRWYLYYSAGPSACCGGQRQHVLESSGTDPMGPYTYKGALVLMPNNGWSIDGSVMTVGGLDYFVFSAFNNNSGFENGGLQSLFITRLTNPWTPAALGTIISEPTYAWEKIGNPVNEGPFVLQRNNRTFLTYSASYCGTPDYKIGALELTGSDPLARASWTKIANPLFQRSDTNGVYGPAHHSFFKSPDGTEDWIVYHANDSASQGCGTTRTSRAQRISWNTDGTPNLGVPVSNATVLAGPSGELGNPGAVTVQRIQSYNFQDRYVRHSNYATRIDANVTPALDSQFRVVAGLADSTAVSFESVNFPGHYLRHNNYVLRLEANNGTATFRQDATFRQVAGLADSGWSSFQSYNYPDRYIRHSNYVLRIDPISTTTERADATFRRTS from the coding sequence GTGCGCCTACGTGGAATGTTCCTCGCCCTGTTGACGGTGGTCGGGCTGGTCACCGCCGCCCCGACCCCCGGCGTCGCCGCGCCCGGCGCCGGCTTCCAGAACCCCGTCGTCGGCACACCCAACAGCGCCGACCCCTGGATGGGCTACTACAACGGCAGCTACTACTACGCCGCCACCACCTGGACCGGCGAGATCCTCATCCGTAAGTCGTCCACGCTGGCCGGCCTGAAGACCGCGGCCGAGACCACCGTGTTCACCATGTCGCAGCCCAACGCCGTGTCGAACATGTGGGCGCCGAGCCTGCACCTGCTCAACGGGCCGAACGGCCGGCGCTGGTACCTGTACTACTCGGCCGGCCCGTCCGCGTGCTGCGGTGGACAGCGCCAGCACGTACTGGAAAGCTCCGGCACCGATCCGATGGGGCCCTACACGTACAAAGGCGCCCTGGTCCTGATGCCGAACAACGGCTGGTCCATCGACGGCAGCGTGATGACCGTCGGCGGGCTCGACTACTTCGTGTTCTCCGCGTTCAACAACAACAGCGGCTTCGAGAACGGCGGCCTGCAGAGCCTGTTCATCACCCGCCTGACCAACCCGTGGACACCCGCGGCACTCGGCACGATCATCTCCGAACCCACCTACGCGTGGGAGAAGATCGGCAACCCGGTCAACGAGGGCCCGTTCGTGCTGCAGCGCAACAACCGCACGTTCCTGACCTACTCGGCCAGCTACTGCGGCACCCCCGACTACAAGATCGGCGCGCTCGAACTGACCGGCTCCGACCCGCTGGCCCGCGCCTCGTGGACCAAGATCGCCAATCCGCTGTTCCAGCGCAGCGACACCAACGGGGTGTACGGCCCGGCGCACCACAGTTTCTTCAAATCACCGGACGGCACCGAGGACTGGATCGTCTACCACGCCAACGACTCCGCCTCGCAAGGATGCGGGACCACCCGTACCAGCCGCGCCCAGCGGATCTCCTGGAACACCGACGGCACCCCCAACCTGGGCGTCCCGGTCTCCAACGCGACGGTCCTGGCCGGACCGTCCGGCGAACTCGGCAATCCCGGCGCGGTCACGGTCCAGCGGATCCAGTCCTACAACTTCCAGGACCGGTACGTACGGCACTCGAACTACGCCACCCGCATCGACGCCAACGTGACCCCCGCCCTGGACTCCCAGTTCCGGGTCGTCGCCGGGCTCGCCGACAGCACCGCGGTGTCGTTCGAGTCGGTCAACTTCCCGGGCCACTACCTGCGCCACAACAACTACGTGCTGCGGCTGGAGGCGAACAACGGCACCGCCACGTTCCGGCAGGACGCCACGTTCCGGCAGGTCGCCGGGCTGGCCGACAGCGGCTGGTCGTCGTTCCAGTCGTACAACTACCCGGACCGCTACATCCGGCACAGCAACTACGTGCTGCGCATCGACCCGATCAGCACCACCACCGAACGGGCCGACGCCACCTTCCGCCGAACCTCCTGA
- a CDS encoding putative bifunctional diguanylate cyclase/phosphodiesterase, whose product MVSARGASRWLAGVLAVVLAGMSGYAVFGSWRQAVIVSELAQDSANTDAYQETAYLVTWEMALLQAALQEPDGEERQRLLGVHRQTQVAMENMATVDVEDPELTASIVNTHLALKPQLNAYLAELDRRDLEAAGARLEETIEPATSAIMAKVLAEQKHHLSDHAVKQADGEMESQRQLWGNGLAFLVSLLVLVLFTRSSRSHRRQVERMAATDTLTGLPNRTAFAARTGVALAEDASHRRRSGRPRPGRATVLVVNLDGFRDVNDQLGHRIGDVLLTHVGKRLQDSVREQDFVARLGGDEFAILLRDADPAIGETIATRLTDAFDEPFVIDDITVDLEVSVGAATAGPGEDVPTVLRHADTAMTIAKEQRLGFRRFAAKRTEDTNARLSLLGDLRRALDAGDEIFLHYQPKIAIGDGALAGVEALARWTHPTKGAISPGEFIPVLEATTLIHRFTHQVLTQALSQARAWLSMGHRVPVAVNISTRSLLDPGFPARVAALLRQTGVPGDQLGIEVTEYSIMSDPNTAIEALHRLRTLGVKISVDDYGTGYSSMTYLRLLPLDELKIDRSFVQDMSTDHGNRALVASTVELGHNLGLTVVAEGIEDAPTLAALSEIGCDLAQGYHLAKPMPADAVTERLLRPAVTAA is encoded by the coding sequence ATGGTCTCGGCTCGTGGGGCGTCGCGGTGGCTGGCCGGCGTGCTCGCTGTGGTGCTGGCGGGCATGTCCGGCTATGCGGTGTTCGGTAGCTGGCGCCAGGCCGTGATCGTCTCCGAGCTGGCGCAGGACAGCGCCAACACCGACGCCTACCAGGAGACCGCCTACCTGGTCACCTGGGAGATGGCGCTGCTGCAGGCGGCGCTGCAGGAACCCGACGGCGAGGAACGTCAGCGGCTGCTCGGCGTGCACCGGCAGACGCAGGTGGCGATGGAGAACATGGCGACCGTCGACGTCGAGGACCCGGAGCTCACCGCGAGCATCGTGAACACCCATCTCGCGCTTAAGCCGCAGCTCAACGCGTACCTGGCCGAACTCGACCGGCGTGATCTGGAGGCCGCCGGGGCCCGCCTGGAGGAGACGATCGAGCCGGCCACCAGCGCGATCATGGCCAAGGTGCTCGCCGAGCAGAAGCACCATCTCTCCGACCACGCCGTCAAGCAGGCCGACGGGGAGATGGAGTCGCAGCGGCAGCTGTGGGGCAACGGTCTGGCGTTCCTGGTCAGCCTGCTCGTGCTGGTGCTGTTCACCAGGTCGTCGCGGTCGCACCGGCGCCAGGTGGAGAGGATGGCCGCCACCGACACGCTGACCGGGCTGCCCAACCGCACCGCGTTCGCCGCCCGGACCGGGGTCGCGCTGGCCGAGGACGCCAGCCACCGCCGGCGGTCGGGCCGGCCGCGCCCGGGCCGGGCCACCGTGCTGGTGGTGAACCTGGACGGCTTCCGAGACGTCAACGACCAGCTCGGGCACCGGATCGGCGACGTGCTGCTGACCCATGTGGGCAAGCGCTTGCAGGATTCGGTACGCGAGCAGGACTTCGTGGCCCGGCTGGGCGGCGACGAGTTCGCCATCCTGCTGCGCGACGCCGACCCGGCCATCGGGGAGACCATCGCCACCCGCCTGACCGACGCGTTCGATGAGCCGTTCGTCATCGACGACATCACCGTCGACCTGGAGGTCAGTGTCGGCGCCGCCACCGCCGGGCCGGGTGAGGACGTGCCGACCGTGCTGCGGCACGCCGACACCGCCATGACGATCGCGAAGGAGCAGCGTCTGGGTTTCCGCCGGTTCGCCGCCAAGCGCACCGAGGACACCAACGCCCGGCTGAGCCTGCTCGGTGACCTGCGTCGGGCCCTGGACGCCGGTGACGAGATCTTCCTGCACTACCAGCCCAAGATCGCCATCGGGGACGGTGCGCTGGCGGGTGTCGAGGCCCTGGCCCGCTGGACGCATCCGACGAAGGGGGCGATCTCTCCGGGCGAGTTCATTCCGGTCCTGGAGGCCACCACGCTGATCCACCGGTTCACCCACCAGGTGTTGACGCAGGCGCTGTCCCAGGCGCGGGCGTGGCTGTCGATGGGGCACCGGGTGCCGGTGGCGGTCAACATCTCCACCCGTTCGCTGCTCGATCCCGGTTTCCCGGCCCGGGTCGCGGCTCTGCTGCGCCAGACCGGGGTGCCCGGCGACCAGTTGGGTATCGAGGTCACCGAGTACAGCATCATGAGTGACCCGAACACCGCCATCGAGGCGCTGCACCGGCTTCGTACGCTGGGGGTGAAGATCTCCGTCGACGACTACGGAACCGGCTACTCCTCGATGACCTATCTGCGGTTGTTGCCACTGGACGAGTTGAAGATCGACCGCTCGTTCGTGCAGGACATGAGCACCGACCACGGCAACCGGGCTCTGGTCGCCTCCACCGTCGAGCTCGGCCACAACCTGGGTCTGACCGTCGTCGCCGAGGGCATCGAGGACGCTCCGACGCTGGCCGCGCTCAGCGAGATCGGCTGTGACCTGGCGCAGGGTTACCACCTGGCCAAGCCGATGCCCGCCGACGCCGTCACCGAGAGGCTTCTGCGGCCCGCCGTCACCGCCGCCTAG
- a CDS encoding HPF/RaiA family ribosome-associated protein yields MTVTDLVLDPQVHIHGTVSREVAGYARQKVLAALHHAPAPVLRIRLTLDSAAPGDRVDVQVDVNGAGVHVHAVGETMTEAVDLLQERLRSRLRHMRRRPAQGPRVRTV; encoded by the coding sequence ATGACCGTCACCGATCTGGTTCTGGATCCGCAGGTTCACATCCACGGCACCGTCTCGCGCGAGGTCGCGGGCTACGCCCGGCAGAAGGTCCTGGCGGCGTTGCACCACGCACCAGCGCCCGTGCTGCGGATCCGACTGACCCTCGACTCCGCGGCACCCGGCGACCGGGTGGACGTGCAGGTCGACGTGAACGGCGCCGGCGTTCACGTGCACGCCGTCGGCGAGACCATGACCGAGGCCGTCGACCTGCTCCAGGAGCGGCTGCGTTCCCGGCTGCGGCATATGCGGCGGCGCCCGGCCCAGGGCCCCCGCGTGCGCACGGTGTGA
- a CDS encoding sigma-70 family RNA polymerase sigma factor — MVAARDGDRHAEQELIAAHLPMLYRIVGRALDGHADVDDVVQETVLRAHRELPALRAPASFRSWLVAIAMRQTSSRLRAWQRDRDRTAALDDATDLPDPDAEFADVALLRLGLSAQRRQVAHAARWLDHDDQELAALWWQELLGDLTRADVVAAVGVGAAHTRVRLQRMRHQLDLSRHLVAALEAEPMCPGLEALTKDWTGVPDPRWRKRFARHVRDCSRCVAAKTDLIPMERLVLGGSTAVLPVGPFPSDPGVVAGAGKAVGAGKAAGGWFAHSLGVKAAAAVVAGITVSGGAYIALSDTPPADTPPTAEQTYATASPSAAGPTVVLRSAGRPDVSVTIDGEYLVTTAARGTAFTAVPGIAESACVSLRAADGRYVRHASFRLMLSEPEDRQLFRQDATFCPQAGADPGTVRFTSSNYPTRFIRVVDGRLRLDQQENSADFVAGSTFRW, encoded by the coding sequence GTGGTCGCGGCCCGCGATGGTGACCGGCACGCCGAGCAGGAGTTGATCGCCGCCCACCTGCCGATGCTCTACCGCATCGTGGGCCGCGCCCTGGACGGTCACGCCGACGTCGACGACGTGGTCCAGGAGACGGTGCTGCGGGCGCACCGGGAGTTGCCGGCCCTGCGCGCGCCCGCCAGCTTCCGGTCCTGGCTCGTGGCCATCGCGATGCGGCAGACCAGCAGCCGCCTGCGTGCCTGGCAGCGCGACCGGGACCGGACCGCCGCGCTGGACGACGCCACCGACCTTCCCGACCCGGACGCCGAGTTCGCCGACGTGGCTCTGCTCCGCCTGGGGCTGTCCGCCCAACGACGGCAGGTGGCCCACGCCGCCCGCTGGCTCGACCACGACGACCAGGAACTGGCCGCCCTCTGGTGGCAGGAACTGCTCGGTGACCTGACCCGCGCCGACGTGGTCGCCGCGGTCGGTGTCGGCGCCGCACACACCCGGGTCCGGCTCCAGCGGATGCGCCACCAGCTCGACCTGAGCCGACATCTGGTGGCCGCCCTGGAAGCCGAGCCGATGTGCCCCGGCCTGGAAGCCCTCACCAAAGACTGGACCGGGGTGCCCGACCCGCGCTGGCGGAAGCGTTTCGCCAGGCACGTCCGCGACTGCAGCCGCTGCGTGGCGGCGAAGACCGATCTGATCCCGATGGAGCGCCTGGTCCTCGGCGGTTCGACGGCGGTGCTGCCGGTCGGCCCGTTCCCGTCCGATCCCGGCGTGGTGGCCGGTGCGGGCAAGGCGGTCGGTGCGGGCAAGGCGGCCGGCGGCTGGTTCGCCCATTCCCTCGGGGTCAAAGCGGCAGCCGCGGTCGTGGCCGGCATCACCGTCTCGGGCGGTGCCTACATCGCGCTGTCCGACACGCCGCCGGCCGACACGCCGCCGACCGCCGAGCAGACCTACGCCACAGCGTCGCCGTCGGCGGCCGGTCCCACCGTCGTCCTGCGTTCGGCCGGGCGACCGGACGTCAGCGTCACCATCGACGGCGAGTATCTGGTCACCACCGCCGCCCGCGGAACGGCGTTCACCGCCGTCCCCGGAATCGCCGAGAGTGCCTGCGTCTCGCTGCGCGCCGCCGACGGCCGCTACGTACGGCACGCCTCGTTCCGCCTGATGCTCAGCGAGCCCGAGGACCGGCAGTTGTTCCGGCAGGACGCCACGTTCTGCCCGCAGGCCGGCGCCGACCCGGGCACCGTCCGCTTCACGTCCTCGAACTACCCGACACGTTTCATCCGCGTCGTCGACGGCCGGTTGCGCCTCGACCAGCAGGAGAACAGCGCCGACTTCGTCGCGGGCTCGACCTTCCGCTGGTAG
- a CDS encoding cupin domain-containing protein produces MSRLRVVGPGEGRSGDLGAITVDFKIWGDDNGGELAIVEHEFPPGALVPPHIHSREDEHSIVTSGVIGFRSEDREVVLGAGGYITKPRGEAHAMWNAGSEPARMIEVISPAGFEMFFKAVVDMVEAGDPDPERGAALAAEHGLEFVDRPWLADVVRRFGLHA; encoded by the coding sequence ATGAGCCGATTGCGAGTAGTGGGTCCCGGCGAGGGGCGCTCGGGTGACCTGGGCGCCATCACCGTGGATTTCAAGATCTGGGGCGACGACAACGGTGGCGAGTTGGCGATCGTCGAGCACGAGTTCCCGCCCGGTGCGCTCGTGCCGCCGCACATCCACAGCCGGGAGGACGAGCATTCGATCGTGACCAGCGGCGTGATCGGGTTCCGGTCGGAGGATCGGGAGGTGGTGCTCGGGGCGGGCGGCTACATCACGAAACCGCGCGGTGAGGCGCACGCCATGTGGAACGCCGGTTCGGAACCGGCCCGGATGATCGAGGTGATCAGCCCGGCCGGGTTCGAGATGTTCTTCAAGGCGGTCGTCGACATGGTCGAGGCGGGCGATCCCGACCCGGAGCGGGGCGCCGCGCTGGCCGCCGAGCACGGTCTCGAATTCGTCGACAGGCCGTGGCTGGCCGACGTGGTCCGCCGGTTCGGGCTGCACGCCTGA
- a CDS encoding AMIN-like domain-containing (lipo)protein: protein MSLSPRSRRRVLPAVLALAVLALPAGCGAATDAGPRSTSTPPTSPVHSIPPAVATAPTTRPPVATASWTTDPVTVRRSPAVPPVPVLTGIRYVAHPAEGYDRIVFDISGPAPGYAARYVDEVRADPSDQVVTVPGRAHLLLVFTPAQAHRDDGTVTVTGTRRLDLPMLRSYAVVGDFEGHVSIALGLDDVVGYRIGEASGRIYVDVAA from the coding sequence ATGTCCCTCTCGCCACGAAGCCGTCGCCGCGTCCTACCGGCCGTGCTCGCCCTCGCGGTCCTGGCGCTGCCGGCCGGGTGTGGCGCCGCCACCGACGCCGGCCCCCGCAGCACGTCGACACCACCGACCAGCCCGGTCCATTCGATCCCACCGGCGGTGGCCACGGCCCCCACCACCCGGCCGCCGGTGGCGACCGCGAGCTGGACCACCGATCCGGTGACCGTACGGCGCAGCCCGGCCGTGCCGCCGGTGCCGGTGCTGACCGGGATCAGGTATGTCGCACATCCGGCCGAGGGGTACGACCGGATCGTCTTCGACATCAGCGGCCCGGCACCCGGCTACGCGGCGCGGTATGTCGACGAGGTCCGCGCCGATCCGTCGGACCAGGTCGTCACGGTGCCCGGCCGGGCGCATCTGCTGCTGGTGTTCACCCCGGCGCAGGCCCACCGGGACGACGGCACGGTCACGGTCACCGGCACCCGTCGGCTCGATCTGCCGATGCTGCGCTCGTATGCGGTGGTCGGCGACTTCGAGGGGCACGTGTCGATAGCCCTGGGCCTGGACGACGTGGTCGGCTACCGGATCGGTGAGGCGTCCGGCCGCATCTATGTGGACGTGGCGGCCTGA